AAATACTGGTTACTGCTGCGGCTCCTTATGTTCCCGAAAAGCTGCTGCAACAGCTCAAAATAGGTGGTAAAATGGTCATCCCTGTTGGCGGACACGACGTGCAGCGTATGTTGCGCATCACCCGCACCAGCGATACCGATAGCGAAGAGGAAATCTTTGATAATTTTTCCTTTGTGCCAATGCTGGCAGGAAAGAAGTAGTTAAAGTCTTCCTTCTTTGGGCTTCTCCTTTTCGTCTTTTTCTTTTTCTTCAGGCTTCTCTTCTTCTTCCTGCTGGTGTTTCTTCTTTTTGAAGAGATTCGGATCCATTTTTCCGAAACGATAACGCACATTCAGCCGGATGAACCGGGTAACCCTTTTCCGGTCGTAGTCCTGTATGAAGGTAGCTGTTTGATAGTGTGAGCTGAATTGCTGGGTGTTAAAGAGATCTGCCACATTCAGTGCCACCACCAGGTTCCTGTTTTTCAGGAATTCCTTACGTATGCCCATGTCTATACCATTCATTGCTTTGAAGGTACCCTGGGGCTGTATCCGGGGCGAGCGGAAATGGCCGCTTACTTCCACACTAACCCTGGCGGGCAAACGAAATTGGGTGTTCCCATTGAGCCCGTAGCTTAGATTCTCGTTATTGATGGTTACACTGGTCAGCTTGTTATATTCAACATTCAGGTTAGCCCACACTTTCCACCATTTTGTAAGATTGAGGCTGTAGGAGATATTACCTCCCATATTCTGCTGGGTGGCCAGGTTCATGGGTTTGGTGGTGGTCACACCACTGATGGTGTCGAGTGTACTGATACGGTCGATATTATCGTTGGTTTGCGCGTAATACAAACTCGTGCTCATGTAATTGTTCGTCTTGGGATAGTATTCCGAATAGCTGATCTCAAATTTGTGAGACAATGCCGGCTGCAGATCAGGATTTCCGACACGGATATTCTGCGGATCGGAGTTATTGATATAAGGCAGCAACTGATCGAAATTAGGCCGGTCTATTCTCGTGGAGTAATTGAAAACAAGGCTCTGGTTCTGGTTTTTAGGCAGGTTATACTTCAGGAATACACTCGGGAAGAGATTGAAGAAACGGTTGTTCACTGTAGTGTCACGTGAATAGGAATAACCTTTCAGGTGCGATTGTTCAGCCCGTACCCCAACCTGGTAGCCGAGATTCCCGATGGCGTTTGCAAAATTGATATAACCGGCAAAAATATCTTCTTCATAACTATACTCGTTCGACAATAATTTGCTGACTACATAATCATTTACGTTCCAGTTATAGAGAGATGCGATATAGTTGTTGTCGATGCGGCGCATAGTCGATTTTACCCCCGCTTCGATCTTACCTTTCTTACCGATCGGGGAAGTGTAGTCCGACTGCAAATTCCAGAAGCGGTTGCCGTTGCGGCCGTTGTTACGTTGTTTATCGGCATGGGGCAACGTATCAATATTGATGATATGATACTGTGTGAAGTAGTCACTCCCGCTGCTGTTCCCGTTACGGCTATAGGCAACATAGGCGGTAAGTTCCTGGTTGGGCTTGTCGAAAGTATGTTTGTAGCTGATGTTGGAATTGACATTATTACCGTTGCCGTAGCTGGAATTATGCCGTTCACCATCGCGCAGGGTTGATTTTTTGTTATCCATGTAGTCCAGGAAGATATCATCCTGGTTACGGTTCTGGCTGAAATTAAAACCCTGTGAGAAGGTGAATGTGTTATGATCGTCCATGAAATAATCAAACCCCAGGCGTCCGCCATCGTTGCTGTTCCTGTTCTTGTTTTTGCTGCTTTGGGAGAAGAACCTGGTATTGCTGCTGTCGGCAATCAGATTCTGGCGATAGCTGAATCCGCTGCCATTTGTTTGTTCATATCTGCCATTGTAGTTGCCGAAGAAGTTGAATTTTCTGATACGCAAACTGGCATTGGCGCTGCCGCTTCCTTCGCCGCGGGTGGCCCCACCCAGATTGAACATCACGTTGTAACCGATCGCTTTATCTTTTTTCAGCACAATGTTGATAATACCACCAGCGCCATTGGCTTCGAATTTGGCGGAGGGGTTGTTGATCACTTCCACACGATCGATGGTTTCCGCAGGAATCATCTGCAGTGCTGTTTTAGCATCACCGAAAGGAGAGGGCTTGCCATCCACATAAATCGTAACACTTTTACCGCGAAGCGTGATATTATCATCGATATCCACATCCACACTCGGAATATTTTTCAATACATCCGTTCCTGTTCCTCCTTCCGCATTGATCATGCTGCCGGCGTCGAATACCTGCCGGTCGATCTGCATGGAGAACGCAGGTTTCTCTGCTTTGATCTCTACCGCATTCAGTTCCTTACCGGCTGTATGCAGGCGAATAGTACCTGCCAGCGTATTTTTCCCTTCTACTACTTTAATGGCTTTCTCCAGTTTCTGA
The genomic region above belongs to Chitinophaga sp. 180180018-3 and contains:
- a CDS encoding outer membrane beta-barrel protein; protein product: MRNFFSLMLVLIVMSYNVHAQTPNAGALKVTGKVVDVVTSKPIEYASVVLLKQADSSMVTGAYTTPAGVFTFSNVAPDIYVLRITFMGYQKLEKAIKVVEGKNTLAGTIRLHTAGKELNAVEIKAEKPAFSMQIDRQVFDAGSMINAEGGTGTDVLKNIPSVDVDIDDNITLRGKSVTIYVDGKPSPFGDAKTALQMIPAETIDRVEVINNPSAKFEANGAGGIINIVLKKDKAIGYNVMFNLGGATRGEGSGSANASLRIRKFNFFGNYNGRYEQTNGSGFSYRQNLIADSSNTRFFSQSSKNKNRNSNDGGRLGFDYFMDDHNTFTFSQGFNFSQNRNQDDIFLDYMDNKKSTLRDGERHNSSYGNGNNVNSNISYKHTFDKPNQELTAYVAYSRNGNSSGSDYFTQYHIINIDTLPHADKQRNNGRNGNRFWNLQSDYTSPIGKKGKIEAGVKSTMRRIDNNYIASLYNWNVNDYVVSKLLSNEYSYEEDIFAGYINFANAIGNLGYQVGVRAEQSHLKGYSYSRDTTVNNRFFNLFPSVFLKYNLPKNQNQSLVFNYSTRIDRPNFDQLLPYINNSDPQNIRVGNPDLQPALSHKFEISYSEYYPKTNNYMSTSLYYAQTNDNIDRISTLDTISGVTTTKPMNLATQQNMGGNISYSLNLTKWWKVWANLNVEYNKLTSVTINNENLSYGLNGNTQFRLPARVSVEVSGHFRSPRIQPQGTFKAMNGIDMGIRKEFLKNRNLVVALNVADLFNTQQFSSHYQTATFIQDYDRKRVTRFIRLNVRYRFGKMDPNLFKKKKHQQEEEEKPEEKEKDEKEKPKEGRL